From Amycolatopsis sp. WQ 127309:
GGGGGCGACGGCGGTGATCAACGGCTGCTCGGCCGTCGACGTCGAGCCCGCCGACCTGCCCGCGCGGATCGTCGACCCGACGGCGCTGGCGATGCGGCTGCTGGCCGTCGAGGAGCAGCCGTGACCGACGGACCCGACCTCGTCGTCGCCGGTGCGGGCGGCGGGCTCGCCGGGGCCCTGCGCGCGGCCGAACTCGGGCTCTCCGTCCTCGTGGTCGAGGCGAGTGAGCACTTCCGGCGGGGCAACAACACCTCGATGTCCACGGCGATGTTCCCCGGCGCCGGGTCCCGCTGGCAAGCGTCGGAGGGCGTGGACGACTCACCCGAGAAGTTCGTCGCCGACATCATGGCCAAGACGCACGGGCAGGCCGACCCACGGCTGGCCCGGACGCTGGCCGAGGTGAGCGCCCCGCTGGTCGAGTGGCTCGCGGACTCCGCCGGGCTGCCGTTGTCGCTGGTCACGGACTTCAACTACCCCGGCCACGCCGTACCCCGTTGCCACTCGATCCCGGGCCGGCACGGCTCCGGCGTCATCGACCACCTCGCCCGGCGCGCGACCGAGCACGAGAACGTCGAGCTGCTCGCGCCCGCCCGGCTGACCGACGTCCTGTCCGATGTGGACGGTGTGCGCGCGGTCGTCGTCCGGTACCCGGACGGGACCGAGGAGGAGATCCCGACCCGGGCGGTGTTGCTGGCCACCAACGGCTTCGGCGCCGACGCGGACCTCGTCGAACGGCACCTGCCGGAGATCGCGGGGGCGCTGTACCAGGGGAGTGACCAGTCGCTCGGCGACGCGTTGCGCATCGGCGAAAAACTGGGCGCCGCCAACGGGTTCCTCGACGCGTACCAGGGCCACGGCGCCGTCGCGGCCAACGCGGGCACGCTCGTCGGCTGGGCGACGATCATCCACGGCGCGATCCTGGTCGACCTCGAAGGCCGCCGCTTCGGCAACGAGACCCGCGGCTACTCCGAGTACGCCGCCGAGCTGGCCGCGCGTCCGGGCTCGACCGGCTGGATCGTGCTCGACGAGACGATCTTCGAGCAGTGCCAGCCGTTCCAGGACTTCCGGGACACGGTCGCCTCCGGCGCGCTGGTCTGGGCCGACGACGTCGCCGGGCTGGCGAAGCAACCGGTCTGCCGCCGGACGCGCTGGCCGAAGAACTCACCACCGCGGCCGCGATCGCCCGCGGCGAACGCGACGACGAGCACGGCCGCACGAACTGGGAGCGTCCGCTGTCGGGCCGCTACGCCGCGGTGCGCGTCGTGCCCGCGCTGTTCCACACCCAGGGCGGGCTGCTGGTCGACGAGCACGCCACCGTCGTCGACCCCCAGGACCGCCCGATCCCCGGGCTGTACGCCGCCGGCGGCGCCGCGGCGAGCATCTCCGGCCACGGCGCCGCCGGCTACCTGCCTGGCAACGGCCTGCTGCCCGCCTTCGGGCTGG
This genomic window contains:
- a CDS encoding FAD-binding protein — encoded protein: MARGERDDEHGRTNWERPLSGRYAAVRVVPALFHTQGGLLVDEHATVVDPQDRPIPGLYAAGGAAASISGHGAAGYLPGNGLLPAFGLAYLAAGDVARRRTNDPAS